One Osmerus eperlanus chromosome 2, fOsmEpe2.1, whole genome shotgun sequence genomic window, CAAAGATGGTATATCTCATGGACTAAAGTGCAATGGCTGAGATCAGTGAAAACAAATCAAGCCAACATCAATATTCCATaggaagtaaaaaaaataacaagATGGCACACACGCTGAAAATGGCTGTTAGCGCACACGAGGATGACATGTGAAAGTGGATGCTGAGGTCGTTCGTTGGTCATTTGCATGTGACTCGAGCTGTTAATGAATAACCGTGCGAAATCACAGCTGACTACCTCTGAGGAGGTACTGCGTCGTGTTTGAGGAAGCGCTCAGGGCTGAGCAAGGGGGAACCTCAGCTTGTGAGTTGCCACAGTATGTACCCATTACCACAGTCCTGTCCTATGATTAACCTGTTTCTGGCTAAACATTGACCCAGCTTTTCTTTCCTCTTTCGGAAACCTGTTTACCTGTTTACCAGCCCTGAGTCTTTACTAAGATCGTTTCGTTTAGGCCCCTTCCCATCCATAGCAGTTTCCCAGGTAGAACAGGGAGATGTTGTACAAGggatatggagggagggtgagactaTCATGGAGGCTTGAAGGCATCACAAAGGAATGAGGAGTGGAAGTGTCAGTTATGAACTCAGACCCTTCTGGAACAGTCGAAAAGCCACAAGGTGGCAAAGTATCGATCTAAGACAAGACTGTTGTTCAGTCCTTTTAAGATAAACGACGCTGTTCCCATCCATGAGCTCAtattttgcacacacacacacatgcacagtgtgGAGGGTCCTGGGCATACACAGGTTATAGTTAAAGGTCAACTAGAGGGATCATACAAAAGCAGTCTGAGATGGTCCACCGATAGTACATTCAACCAGAGAATAGACAAGCTCATAAaccctctgtgtctgtctgtgtgtgggggtgagcgGGGAGAGGTTAATGGCCGACTGTATTCAGATGTTCCACTGATGGCTAACGAGTGTTAGAACCATAAAAGTCCTACTTCCTTGGAGCCGTGATTCCTTGATAAAGGTATgctgccacctgactctcccACGCAAAAAAAACCTGTCCCGAAAACCCTGAGCCTGTATTCTGCGTGCTCACATGGCCTCACTTATCATCTTATATATGCTTTACTTCACATGAGCTGTTCAAAATGATCCACCATGATAGATCTTAACATTTGATGTATGTCTATGGCAGGCAAAGGAATTTTCTTTTGCATAAAAAATAGGGTTAAACAACTCCAACCAAAGAAAACGGCCATTTCCAGCATAATGTTGATGAGGCTCTGGGGTTGGTGTGATTTTTATGTCATTCCAAATGTTTGCATAACATTTGTTAACCATAATTGTCCATCGAAACCCATTTGAATGAGACTATAAAGTGGTGTACGAGTTCATCATTGCAGGTGTGCCACCAAACAAAGCCCTCACCCCAGTCCCATTGTAGTTGTAATGTTTAATGTCAATATTGCAAGGGGTAGACAAAAAGCAAGGGCACTCTTGAGTGTTTAAGGACGAAAAGTTGATAGAGAACCGTTCCTTGTGAAAGGAGCAGgtggttttcttttttttttgcccacCAATCTCTTCCTTCTCACTTACCTGACAAAGTGCTGGTCTCCTAGTAACACGTCAGAGCTAGCAAACAGCATCCTTGTGTACAGGCAGTCTGTTAATTTGTCACCAACAGTAATCACCAGAATATGACACCTCACTGGAACCATGACAAACgagtaaatgcattgaagaaaCACCTTATCACAATGATATACAATAGCTTGAGAAACTGGATTGTATTGCAACTGAGTGATTCAACTGAGTTGCAACTGAGTGATTCACAAGATGGGgattcagatggctgagcggttagggagtcgggctattaatcagaaggttgttggtgccaattgacgttgggtccttgggcaaggcacttcacactacttgcctcggggagaatgtccctgtacttactgtaagtcgctctggataagagcgtctgctaaatgtaatgtaatgtaaatgtaataatatgTTTGTCCAGGTTTGTCCAAATACCCCAATTATGTCCTTAGCTCGCCCACTTcatatataaaaataattatctGGTAAGAAGTTGTGGGACATTTTATTCATTGGGTGGAAATATTAACTTTTTGGCTACCGGAAAAATGCTGAATTAAGATAGTAAATTATCACACACAACCCTTCATTGTGATGAGTTAGAGTACCTAAAAAAGTAACAGTATAGCCAACTCCACGAACAGAAGCAATAATCATATTCATACTTCTAGGTCCTTAGATCTCATTTCcataattgttgacatgtttccccctctcctacttTCTTCCAGAAAGAAGAACCTGCTTTAATCATGGGCTGCTTCACATTTCTCAAAGTCATGATGTTTGTTTTCAACGGCATCATCTTTGTAAGTACACATGTTTATACAAGGTTGAGAAAGGTTTAAATAGCTTCAAGGGCATATGACGCATGTACGGAACATCATCTGTCACTGTTTAATGATTTGGTTTACGGGACAGACAAGTACAGGTGCCTCTTTATAGACGTACAATGGACAAAATGTTTCATAGTTTTGGCTTGGAAAGATAAGAGGCATTTGACTTTGTTGTCCAAAGTACGAGGTGAACGAAACAATGAATGTCCAAGCAGGTGAAGATGCTTTTCAGTCTTCTGATTGGAACACATCAAGGTTTTAGTAAATGTGTTCTCTCACCCAAGAGAAATTTGTAGTTCTGTTTTAAACTTACCCAAATACCCAGTATACAATTCAGTAAGTATCCTCAACATACAAATCTCTTTTCACCGACATTCCCACCTCTCTCGCTCGCCTTCCTCCCATAaccttatctccctctctctttcctacttGTTCTCCTTCCTGGTATgtctccacctctgtctctcaGGTGGCGGGGGCAGCCGTCCTGGGGGTGGGGATCTGGGTGAAGGTGGACAGTGGCTCCATCCTGGGCTTCATCCAGGGCATCAAGGACGCCCCGGAGGGCCTGAACCAGCTGCTCAACGTGGGCTACCTGCTCATAGCAATAGGAGCCCTCCTGCTGATCATCGGCTTCCTGGGCTGCTGTGGGGCCGTCAGGGAGAGCAGGTGTATGCTGCTATTGGTAAGTGACTTTGCGAATaaggcctgacacacacacacacacacacaagtattagTATACACAAACAAGCAGATGAACCACTAGAATATTTTATGGTAATGATGTTGTGCAGGtatttaactctctctctcttttactgtcATCTTTCGTCTCTCTAGTTCTTTATAGTAGTTTTGGTGGTCTTCATAGCAGAGGTTGCTGGTGCAGTGGTGATCCTGGTTTTTAAACCAGTGGTAAGGCAGTGCTAGCtcgctttctccctccctcttctcctcaacTCACTCCCTTACTCACTcccttactccctccctccctgtttcaCTCCATCGCTCCCTgtttcactcactccctcactatTTCACTCACTTCCTCACTATTTTGGAAGGTGAACATTGCAACTGCCACTTTACATTGGGATAATGACTGATTTATGTTTCAGGCAGAAGAGTTGATCAGCAAGCTGGGCTCTCAAGCAGTTGATAGCATAAAAAAGGATTATGGAAAAAATCCAGATGTCACTGGTCTCTGGAATGCTACTATGGATACGGTACAATCTTCCCAACACGCAATATATCAAAGATATAATATTTGCCACACTATGATGTATATAGCTGCTCTTAAGCCATGTTAAGAGTTAGGCTGCATCATTTGaaagatatgataaaaaaaaaaaaatctaatataAATTGTGTTATCATCCCCAACAGCTAAAGTGCTGTGGATTCTACAACTCGTCAGACTTTGATGGCTCTCCTTTTCAAATGCCCGACAGCAACCGGTACCCACCACAGTGCTGCAAAGACACAACAAGGCCATGTGGTTCAAAAGATGCGGTACTAGCTTTCTGCTCATTCATCCTTTGGGGATTTACCCAAGCCAAACTGCTACCATCAATATTGACTTTGTACAGTACAACAGGATATGGATTGTTATATGACtaataatatcaatttagcTGAAATTGATAGCTCTGCAAACAGTACCATGCATGTTAATGGACTTTTTATTTTGTGTACTACTTCCTTGTACTTCTGATCTTTCCGTTGTTCTTAGCTGTTTTCTGTTCCTCCCGTAGACCGTGCCTGGCTGTTTCCCAAAATTCAAGAAATTGATTGATGAGAACTCAGCTGTGATTGCAGGTGTGGCATTGGGCATTGCAGCCCTAGAGGTATGGActtttgctccctccctctctctctctctctctctctctctctctctctctctctctctctctctctctcgatctctctctcgatctctctctctctctctctctctctctctctctctctctctctctctctctcgatctctctctctcgatctctctctctctctcgatctctctctctcgatctctctctctctctctctttcctccttctgGCTCGTAACATTACAGTTTTTTGCTGTAAATGTATGCTATGTATAGCCAATaatttacacacatacaaatatgcCATCCATTGTTACATACATGTTACAAATGATACAAAGAGGAAGTGACACTGAGGCCATAGGGGTTTCAATCATGGATTGCTAATTCACATTATTTGTTAATCCCACAGATATTGGCGATGGTTTTCTCTATGACCCTGTACTGTAAAGTCGGCTCTAAGAGCAACTGAGATCAAGTTACAGCAACTAATTACAGCAGTGACAGAAGCATGATCTTCGGGCCTACTGACACACGTTCTCTGCCTGCATGAAGCTGAAGAGCCAAGGACCTTAATGAAGCTTCGTTCATCTGAGAGTTTCATCAAATCTTAGGGATCAACACAAGATATATTATGAAATTCGTTTTTATGTTTGTTACAGTATTTATATACGTTCTAGTTATTGACGCTACAACAGGGGCCTTCTGTGCATTTTCACATCTGGCACTTTTGTGCATGCCAGTTGATTAACATCACAAACCAAAAATACATTACTAGTCAATATTGTTGGAAAATTTCCAATTTCTTTTTCATTGTAATAATGTAGCTAGATTGACCGTGGAATTTAAAAGCtgattaaattatttttaagATTTATTTTAGCAATTAACATTTAATTGCAACTGTAAAGTTGATGTTTTTCAATAAAGCTTTACACTTGTTGTCCCTTTGTTTTATTCTTCATGTTTTGTGCTGTTGCCATGTTTTCTATTGAAAGATATTCATATTTATATTTGGTTCCAATTATCCTGCTAGAAATATTTTGCACAAAAATGGACAAACATGACCATGAATGCAGTATTTGTTCTGCTTTTGTGGGATACTTTACGTAAGTATTTTATAATTAGCTATCATTCTATGTGCAGTAATGTGTTACCTAAAAGTACACTATACTGTAAGCAGAAATCATTAAAAACATACAGATAATCCTGACTCTGAGTTTTCAAACTTTTCCGAAAGCTATTAGCCAGCTACAGTTCATATCCAGGATTCCTAATAAAATTTACCCTTATAAAATTATTTGGAAAAACCACCGACCTCCGTCCTACCACCCTCTAGATAAGTGGGGTATTGCTCCCTGGAGAATTGGTGTACAGATCGGATCAGATATGGTGCAGCGAGTGTCCTGGATGTCCCAGGCACCGGGTCAGCTTGGGTCATGGGTCATGGGTCAGCGTCGGCTACATCTGCATTGCTCTGGGCGCAGGGTGCTCTCTCACTGGCTTCACTGGTTTCTGTGGAGCCTGGAAGGAGAATTGCTTCCACATcttgttggtgagagagagctcTGTTCACCAGAGTAGATATAACCAGCACAGCTAAAGACTCAATCCTCAACATCTGCCATGAGACCAGGTGGCTTTTTTTAATCAACATTTGGGCCAACAAAGTACTTTATAATGAGAGTCGCATACCCTTATATGACAATTGCATACAGTTGCAGACTTTATTAGTTGGCCTACGTGTTGTATCCCTACAAACCTCACGTAAGGTTACGcagaaattgtattttgtttttctccagttctttaatCGTGACAATGTTATCTGTTGCTGAAATGATAGAGTAGCCCTATACAGAGATATGGTAAGGGTTTCAGGTGCAAACAATGTCCACGGTGTTGTTCATTAACCTTGTTTCCACTTGGACTGTAGCTGCCTGGTCATAATGCAAATCTCTGAAAGCGTGGCCTGTTTGTGTCCCAGGTAAGCGTAATGGTGCACCAGGCGAGCACTAAGACCCTGGGGACTTCTTATATGGACTTGGCAGCAACAGACCCCATCTCGTTAGCCTGAAACACAGTCATGatcaggatgagagagaagcCATAATGAAGCCAAAAAGCCCCCTTAATTGGTCCAGTAATGCAGAGTCTTCATTAGCACTCAGTCCTGTGGATactgtatttacatccaaaagACTGACCACTGCGGCCATATTTAGTTGTGACTTCACTTATAAACTTAATGTTAGCTTGTAAGATTAGTCCATCTGGCTGGCGTATACGATGTTACATTCATTTGGTTTAGGAACATCTCTATTTCTCTTCAGCTCAAGTGCTGTGGCTTTGAGAAGACAAGAGAACACAAGAGGAACTGTAGAAGCACTTGAGAGACACCCCTgttgtctctccctcactcagaTGTGTTTTGGTAAGATCTTTGCAGTGATAGAGGGCAGGGTGTCATCCTAGGCTCAGTTGCCGGGGGCATCTGCATGATCGAGGTAAGGCTGGCCATGGAGATACACTGCCCCCTTGTGGTGAAGCTGGGACACTGCAGCATGCAGCAGCAAACCATTCTCCTGCTTTCTGAGACGAAGCCTTTCATAGATATAGAGAGCCATGGATTAAGCCTGGACCTAGAGAAATTGAATCTccattgaaaatattttttgtctAGGACAAGGctaaatccatgtctgggaaaatgGCCCATTGCGTTTTGTGCTCCAGAAAGTATATTTCTATAGATGTATAATACAGATTGGGTTTTTTTATATTATGGGATGtattagttacatttacatttattcatttagcagacgcttttatccaaagcgacttccaagagagagctttacaaaagtgcataggtcactgatcataacaacgagatagaccCAAaaattgcaggtagccaaaacatgagcatacattgtgaaaaaaactaataagtgccaaagggaagaaccataagagcatgcagttaaacaagttacaattaaacaacatgaacctcaaaaagtgcaagagtgtacctgtaggaaaacaatcaacagtaaaatatttcacatcgagtacaataattttaaatcagttacaactaaccaacaagagcaacaagtctctcaataggagtcattgtgatcctggaggaaactaacatcaggtccggcaaatcattcctaagtaccgttgtgcTCCCGGAACAAATGCGTCTTAagtcttttcttgaaggtggggagacagtcagtgtctctgatggaggtggggagttgattccaccattggaggGCCAACATTATAAACATATTACCAGGCATTGAGAAGAAAAATAAGTAAACTGAGACTCCTCAAAGGGTTTCTGATGGATTGTACTTGATTTGTGTCTGGGAAACCATGTCCAAAAATGAATGTTGTGAAAGCAGACAGCTTTGActccctcctcttttcccctTGTCTAGCTGACCACCATGACCAACACCGTGGTGCTGTTTGTCATATTGCAATCTACATCATGAGGGGAAATTAGGCAGCAAGGGGTACGGGAGTTAGAGGACATCCACCTCTGCAGCAGCTGAAGTTACGAGTCAGCAACTTCAGAAGTTAAATGGAAGTCACTATTTTCCTCAGAAGTACTGTTTGTTAGACTGAGAACTTAGTGACGTGTATTACAATTGGCATAGAATTCCACTACATAGACATTTCTTCTTGTGTATTTGTCATACAACAAACCAGCAATGCGAATACTCAAACTGAACTGAGTTCATTGGGGGCATAGTTGAGTCAAGTGTTGCAGTTTCATCTCCAGCCTTAGGTTATGGTGTAGATAGACAATATGTACATACCCATAATATGACAGATTGTCATTCCATTATGTAATCATTCTTACATAATCTCTTTAGATTATATTCAACTGCGCACATTTGTATTGAACATTGGTGGGGGCAAACATTTGTATCACCCTAAATGCCGCTACCTCTGCTCTGCCCCTAAttaatgatcttttgacatggGTTGTGATATAAACCTATCAAATGTAAGGGATTGGGAGTGTTCACTTACAATAGGTCTAGCTGTGACATCAGAATGGCTTTGACTTATTGTTTACATTCAGGGTTTTCCTTATCTTTCTAGGGAGTTGGAGCATGCGGTGGAGTGTATGTAAAGGGTCACGGAGAAGAATAAATTGTTCCCTCTTCTAATGGGAACATTGTGATCCCACCTGATCACTGGTCAATAAGAAACACTTCTTGACCGTTCACGAATTGAGTGGTGTAAAAGTTTCAGAAGGACATCTTGTAACGTGAAACTGTGCCCAAACTCTCATTTCGCTCTTGAGCGTAGGCTACATCACGAAACAAAATATACTGATGCCATCCAGGATATGTTCTCACACTTAACATAATAGCCTACATACCATTACAACATGGATGACATTTAAAGCCAGTGACACTCTGTGGAGTTTTCTTTAGGGAAAAGTTATGTCAGTAAGGTTGAAATGTTTAATTATGCTATGCGGacggtgtgtatgcgtgcgtggcAAATAGACATGTTCGAAGTTTGTTAGGAGGAGTCATCTCGAAGCCCAGTCTTCCACGCTTCCCCCGCCCTCACGTCACGGCCAAGGAGACCTGCAAATGGAATACATTTGTCCACCTCATCTCAGTTTTCTATTCCAACAGTGATCGCGAATCCCCCAGTCAATGTGACACATCTAAACGCGGAATCCACAAATCTTCGAAACAGACTTTCATTTGCACTGCGCTTAGATTGTTCATGTTTCTCATCAAGCCGTCCTGAATAGGCAACTTTTACACAGGTGCGTGGGCACGCAGCCCGGGGAGACAAACATGTCCAATGGGAAAGATGCACCTGCCACAGAGACGTAAGTGTAAATCGCTTAGCGTTTTCCGTCTCTAAAAGTCGTGTTTTAAACGGCTTGACAGTACGACAGTATTATATTATTTTAAACTGTAAAATGTATTTCTTGGTGGTACTTTATAAGCGTTAGCTAAATACATATGAATGCTCTTTACTTAAAACGAAACGTAATTTCTATAAGATCCACCCACCCTCTTTTAGTTTCCTCCACTTTGTGTTTAAAAGATTAGGCTACTTGCCGTTCACAGCATATCCGTTACATTCCTTCCTCATTGAGCAACCCTTTCAAGGCCTTGTAAAGAACGCTAAAATAATAAGTTTAAAGTGTGTTCGACAGGAGTCATTGTACCTAAATTACTCCAATTGAATCCTCGGAGAACAAATCCCTTCAGCTCTTCAAAACAGACTTCTTTATCTGCAAGTCATTAACATTTTGCTGTTGCCCAGGGAGAGCTATAGATTTCAGGCCCATATCCTATGTAAACAGAGGACATCTTGAGTTCTGTTTGCTGCAAAgcacactgctgcctggacAGTGTATACAATTCCTTCCAAGACTACACAGGActcccaggagagtgtgtgtgtgtttatgtgtgtgtgtgcgtgtgtgtgtgagtaaccaCCATTACGGCTGACCATGTGATCACCTCACAAGGGGCCTTATACTGTAGGGGCTCTCATGGAACTCTGCTTATGTacttaaaatgtgtgtgtgtacagctccGCACAGATGAGCCTGCAGGAGTGTCTGGATGAGTGCATGGAGGCCCTGGACCTCTTCCTCAACAACCACTTCAGCGAGAGCCTGGACAAGCTGCAGCCACGGTGACTACAACCGCTTTTCAATCTCAAGTGGCCAGTACAGTATTCGGATTGGTTGTTCCAGGACCAGACCTTGTTAGACCCTTCAATGAATATGTGTCAGACTAAGCAGTAGATTACCATCACCGTCCTTTGATCATTTTAGTGGTTCATATGATTCAGCCAGTGACTTTGTCCGGCAAGTTGTGAGAGCGTTGGTTGTGGTGTCACACTGAGCTCTTCCTGATAGCTAAGGCAAGGTGTCAGACCACTTCTCCAGGATATGAAGTGTTTGCTGAAGCTGACGCCCACAGCAGAGCGGCGGCCCGGAAAATAAACAGCACACAAGGCACAGTGTGGGAGGGAAGAGATAAACAGACACAATAATAACACTACGGTCTTGGTGGGTTTTATCTTTGCTTCTGGGCAAGATACGGACCTGGGTAGCCTGTGACCAGTCTGCATTCTGCATGATCACATTTTGTCATTAGATaccgtgtgcgtgcgtgcgtgcgtgtgtgtgtgtgtgtgtgtgtgcacgtgtgctcTGTGGCAGGGCGAAGGATAGCATGTACCACGCTCTGATCTACGCCACGGTTCTGGAGATGCAGGCCATGATGACCTTCGAGCAGGAGGACATC contains:
- the tspan34b gene encoding tetraspanin 35, which produces MGCFTFLKVMMFVFNGIIFVAGAAVLGVGIWVKVDSGSILGFIQGIKDAPEGLNQLLNVGYLLIAIGALLLIIGFLGCCGAVRESRCMLLLFFIVVLVVFIAEVAGAVVILVFKPVAEELISKLGSQAVDSIKKDYGKNPDVTGLWNATMDTLKCCGFYNSSDFDGSPFQMPDSNRYPPQCCKDTTRPCGSKDATVPGCFPKFKKLIDENSAVIAGVALGIAALEILAMVFSMTLYCKVGSKSN